A window from Exiguobacterium marinum DSM 16307 encodes these proteins:
- a CDS encoding MDR family MFS transporter — MNNKMPISVWILVIAMALNTTAASFLWPFNTLYIHDFLGESMTLAGVALLVNSALAIVGNYIGGTLFDRIGGKATLVISVGLLLASSLGFLLFHATFFGYLVWLGLIGFSGGLVFPTVYAFAGLIWPEGGRRSFNAIYVAQNVGVALGTAMSGQIARLNIEWIFYANFFLSVLFVVVLLFGLRYLKNPTRPVVQSQLEAAATTLSSATMKSMWYVAIGYAVLWFVYVQWQGTIAVHSKDLGVTISQYSLLWTVNGAMIVFAQPLLNRVLRQFEDDLKRQLIIGASIFLGAFLIVPFAGGFGMFMVGMVVMTIGEMFVWPAVPTIAAKLAPPGKAGQYQGLVNIAASVGRMIGPTLSGFIYDVFGITAVFGMLLLLATFALSLFVFMKDIRVTEKSS, encoded by the coding sequence GTGAACAATAAAATGCCAATCTCGGTATGGATTCTAGTCATTGCGATGGCGCTCAATACAACGGCGGCGTCTTTTTTATGGCCATTTAACACCCTGTATATTCATGATTTTTTAGGTGAGTCGATGACGCTTGCCGGAGTGGCGCTTCTCGTGAACTCCGCACTCGCAATCGTCGGTAACTACATTGGAGGGACGCTATTCGACCGAATCGGAGGAAAGGCGACGCTCGTCATCTCCGTCGGCTTGTTGCTTGCGAGTTCGCTTGGATTTTTACTGTTCCACGCCACGTTCTTCGGTTATTTGGTGTGGCTCGGTTTAATCGGGTTCTCAGGGGGACTCGTCTTTCCGACCGTTTATGCGTTTGCTGGACTCATTTGGCCAGAAGGGGGACGTCGTTCCTTCAACGCGATTTATGTCGCGCAAAATGTTGGGGTCGCCCTCGGTACAGCGATGAGCGGTCAAATCGCGCGATTGAACATCGAGTGGATTTTTTACGCAAACTTCTTCTTGTCGGTCCTATTTGTTGTGGTTCTTTTGTTTGGACTTCGCTATTTGAAGAACCCGACACGTCCTGTCGTGCAATCCCAGCTAGAAGCAGCGGCCACGACGCTCTCGAGCGCGACGATGAAGTCGATGTGGTATGTCGCTATCGGTTATGCGGTGCTTTGGTTCGTCTACGTTCAGTGGCAAGGAACGATCGCGGTTCACTCGAAAGACCTCGGTGTCACAATCAGTCAATACTCACTCCTATGGACAGTGAATGGGGCAATGATTGTTTTTGCACAGCCATTACTCAATCGGGTGTTGCGACAGTTTGAGGATGATTTGAAACGTCAATTGATCATCGGGGCATCGATTTTCCTCGGTGCTTTCTTGATCGTGCCGTTCGCTGGTGGCTTCGGTATGTTCATGGTAGGGATGGTCGTCATGACAATCGGCGAAATGTTCGTTTGGCCAGCGGTTCCAACGATTGCGGCGAAACTTGCCCCGCCTGGGAAGGCAGGTCAATATCAAGGGCTCGTCAATATTGCCGCTTCCGTCGGTCGGATGATTGGCCCAACGTTATCTGGGTTTATCTACGATGTGTTCGGGATTACGGCAGTCTTTGGTATGCTGCTCCTACTCGCCACGTTTGCCCTCAGTCTATTCGTATTCATGAAAGACATTCGCGTTACTGAAAAATCAAGTTGA